In the Pseudoliparis swirei isolate HS2019 ecotype Mariana Trench chromosome 19, NWPU_hadal_v1, whole genome shotgun sequence genome, one interval contains:
- the zgc:113425 gene encoding uncharacterized protein zgc:113425 isoform X1, translated as MDRYRYFIFNQKSVLGLGILQLACAGLCVVCGFIDAVFRIDTPLSTTRTPVWGGLVMASPGVLALFASQRKNSILVSVMVVAAGLSCVAAVFISGYSCLTLTYGEEDKEVFHHHDSPQVTLVLHRMVKGANATILLTCTICLALSSLVAYVGCRSLPCCGCYDARTGLETLVPECDPGDTEMVCTWQAGGDNSLFNCPAQPTDQGIKEDEGPSKLLPYSRMTWHTSTERLV; from the exons ATGGACCGATACAGGTATTTCATTTTCAACCAGAAGAGCGTGCTCGGCCTCGGTATTCTCCAGCTGGCTTGTGCGGGtctttgtgtggtgtgtgggttCATAGACGCTGTTTTCCGCATCGACACCCCGCTGAGTACCACCAGGACACCGGTGTGGGGAGGACTG GTCATGGCCTCTCCAGGTGTACTGGCGCTGTTTGCCTCCCAACGGAAAAACTCCATACTG GTGAGTGTGATGGTGGTAGCAGCCGGACTCTCCTGTGTGGCCGCAGTGTTTATATCAGGTTACTCCTGTCTGACACTGACCTACGGGGAGGAGGATAAAGAGGTCTTCCACCACCACGATAGTCCTCAAGTG ACGTTGGTGCTTCATCGGATGGTAAAGGGGGCCAACGCCACCATACTACTGACCTGCACCATCTGCctggctctctcctctctcgtggcCTACGTGGGCTGCCGTAGTCTTCCATGCTGTGGCTGCTATGATGCCCGAACCGGATTG GAGACGCTTGTTCCTGAGTGTGACCCAGGTGACACCGAGATGGTTTGTACATGGCAAG CAGGAGGTGACAACAGTCTTTTCAACTGTCCTGCTCAGCCCACTGACCAGGGCATCAAGGAGGATGAGGGTCCCTCCAAACTGCTTCCATATAGCAGAATGACCTGGCACACATCCACAGAGAGACTTGTCTGA
- the zgc:113425 gene encoding uncharacterized protein zgc:113425 isoform X2: MDRYRYFIFNQKSVLGLGILQLACAGLCVVCGFIDAVFRIDTPLSTTRTPVWGGLVMASPGVLALFASQRKNSILTLVLHRMVKGANATILLTCTICLALSSLVAYVGCRSLPCCGCYDARTGLETLVPECDPGDTEMVCTWQAGGDNSLFNCPAQPTDQGIKEDEGPSKLLPYSRMTWHTSTERLV, translated from the exons ATGGACCGATACAGGTATTTCATTTTCAACCAGAAGAGCGTGCTCGGCCTCGGTATTCTCCAGCTGGCTTGTGCGGGtctttgtgtggtgtgtgggttCATAGACGCTGTTTTCCGCATCGACACCCCGCTGAGTACCACCAGGACACCGGTGTGGGGAGGACTG GTCATGGCCTCTCCAGGTGTACTGGCGCTGTTTGCCTCCCAACGGAAAAACTCCATACTG ACGTTGGTGCTTCATCGGATGGTAAAGGGGGCCAACGCCACCATACTACTGACCTGCACCATCTGCctggctctctcctctctcgtggcCTACGTGGGCTGCCGTAGTCTTCCATGCTGTGGCTGCTATGATGCCCGAACCGGATTG GAGACGCTTGTTCCTGAGTGTGACCCAGGTGACACCGAGATGGTTTGTACATGGCAAG CAGGAGGTGACAACAGTCTTTTCAACTGTCCTGCTCAGCCCACTGACCAGGGCATCAAGGAGGATGAGGGTCCCTCCAAACTGCTTCCATATAGCAGAATGACCTGGCACACATCCACAGAGAGACTTGTCTGA
- the rab33ba gene encoding RAB33B, member RAS oncogene family a has product MAQSGSSVNFSGSLTSSTLPPPRTRIFKIIVIGDSGVGKTCLTYRFCAGKFPEKTEATIGVDFRERLVDFDCEKIKIQLWDTAGQERFRKSMVQHYYRNVHAVVFVYDVTNAASFRSLPAWIEECKQHALGTEVPRILVGNKCDLQDSVQVGTDVAQQFADAHSMPLFETSAKNPNSQGDGSYGGGNSDHVEAIFMTVAHKLKSQKPLVLSQPPEGSVGTINLSRGRDDGGDGARSWGCSC; this is encoded by the exons ATGGCGCAGAGTGGGTCGTCGGTTAATTTTTCTGGTTCTCTGACGAGCTCGACTCTTCCTCCGCCGAGGACCCGCATATTCAAAATCATCGTGATCGGGGACTCCGGTGTCGGGAAGACCTGCCTCACCTACCGATTCTGTGCTGGGAAGTTCCCCGAGAAGACCGAGGCAACGATCGGGGTGGACTTCAGGGAGAGGCTGGTCGACTTTGACTGCGAGAAGATCAAG ATCCAGCTGTGGGACACTGCAGGTCAGGAACGCTTCAGGAAATCTATGGTGCAGCACTATTACCGCAACGTGCATGCCGTAGTCTTTGTCTATGATGTGACCAATGCTGCCAGCTTCCGCAGCCTCCCAGCATGGATTGAGGAGTGCAAGCAGCACGCGCTGGGCACCGAAGTACCTAGAATCCTAGTTGGAAACAAGTGTGACCTTCAAGACTCCGTTCAAGTGGGCACGGACGTGGCGCAACAGTTCGCTGACGCCCATTCCATGCCCCTGTTTGAGACATCTGCAAAGAATCCAAACAGCCAGGGAGATGGAAGCTATGGCGGAGGAAACAGTGACCATGTTGAGGCTATTTTTATGACGGTGGCCCACAAGCTGAAGTCTCAAAAGCCTCTGGTTTTGAGCCAGCCTCCCGAGGGATCAGTGGGTACCATCAACCTGAGCAGGGGGAGGGATGATGGCGGAGATGGAGCCAGGAGCTGGGGCTGCAGTTGCTGA